One genomic segment of Prochlorococcus marinus str. MIT 0919 includes these proteins:
- the rpsS gene encoding 30S ribosomal protein S19: MGRSLKKGPFIADSLLKKVEKQNSNEDRSVIKTWSRSSTILPLMIGHTIAVHNGRTHIPVFITEQMVGHKLGEFAPTRTYKGHIRDKKGAR; encoded by the coding sequence ATGGGACGCTCACTTAAAAAAGGACCTTTTATAGCTGACAGCCTTTTAAAAAAGGTTGAAAAGCAAAATTCTAATGAAGACCGCTCAGTAATTAAAACTTGGTCTAGGTCTTCAACAATTCTGCCTTTGATGATTGGCCATACAATTGCTGTTCATAATGGCAGAACTCATATTCCAGTATTTATTACTGAGCAAATGGTTGGTCATAAATTAGGCGAGTTTGCTCCAACTCGAACCTATAAAGGCCACATTAGAGATAAAAAAGGAGCTCGTTAG
- the rplB gene encoding 50S ribosomal protein L2 — MAIRKFRPYSPGTRTRVVTDFNEITGNKPERSLVVSKHRLKGRNNRGVITCRHRGGGHKRLYRLVDFRRNKPDVPAKVAAIHYDPHRNARLALLFYADGEKRYILAPEGVSIGQEVISGPNAPIEVGNAMPLSSIPLGSSVHCVELYAGRGGQMVRSAGASAQVMAKEGDYVALRLPSTEVRLVRRECYATLGAVGNSEIRNTSLGKAGRRRWLGRRPQVRGAVMNPCDHPHGGGEGKAPVGRAGPVTPWGKPALGLKTRKRNKPSNRFVLRKRRRVSKRSRGGRDS; from the coding sequence ATGGCAATTCGTAAATTTCGTCCTTATTCCCCTGGTACTCGAACTCGAGTAGTTACGGACTTTAATGAAATAACAGGTAACAAGCCTGAGCGTTCTTTAGTTGTATCTAAACATCGTTTGAAAGGTCGTAATAATAGAGGGGTAATTACCTGTCGACATAGGGGTGGAGGGCATAAACGCCTATACAGACTTGTTGATTTCAGAAGAAATAAACCAGATGTACCAGCTAAAGTTGCCGCTATTCACTACGATCCTCATCGTAATGCTCGATTAGCATTGCTTTTCTATGCAGATGGTGAAAAGCGGTATATTCTTGCTCCTGAAGGTGTCTCTATTGGTCAAGAAGTCATATCTGGTCCAAATGCACCAATAGAAGTTGGCAATGCTATGCCACTTTCATCTATTCCTTTAGGCTCAAGTGTTCATTGTGTTGAGTTATATGCAGGGAGAGGAGGTCAAATGGTTCGCAGTGCAGGAGCCAGTGCACAGGTAATGGCTAAGGAAGGAGACTATGTTGCTTTAAGACTCCCTTCTACAGAGGTTCGCTTAGTAAGACGTGAATGCTATGCAACTCTTGGAGCCGTAGGTAATTCTGAGATTCGCAATACCAGCCTGGGCAAGGCTGGGAGACGTCGCTGGCTTGGCAGGAGACCACAAGTTCGCGGAGCAGTTATGAACCCTTGTGATCACCCTCATGGGGGAGGTGAGGGCAAGGCACCAGTCGGTCGAGCTGGTCCAGTAACCCCTTGGGGTAAACCAGCATTAGGCTTGAAAACACGTAAACGAAATAAGCCTAGTAATAGGTTTGTTTTGAGAAAACGTCGCCGAGTCTCCAAGCGGAGTCGGGGGGGACGAGATTCTTGA
- a CDS encoding 50S ribosomal protein L23: MTKMFKERLADVIRRPLITEKATRGLDLNQYTFEVDPRAAKPDIKAAIEKMFDVKVIGISTMNPPRRTRRVGRFAGKRSQVKKAIVRLAEGNSIQLFPES; this comes from the coding sequence ATGACTAAAATGTTTAAAGAACGCTTGGCAGACGTAATTCGCCGCCCATTAATTACAGAAAAAGCAACACGAGGGTTGGATTTAAATCAGTACACTTTTGAAGTTGATCCTCGAGCTGCAAAGCCAGATATTAAAGCTGCTATCGAAAAAATGTTTGATGTCAAAGTAATTGGCATCAGTACTATGAATCCTCCACGTAGGACTCGAAGAGTAGGGAGGTTCGCTGGAAAAAGATCCCAGGTGAAAAAAGCCATAGTGAGGCTCGCCGAGGGCAATTCAATACAATTATTCCCTGAGTCTTGA
- the rplD gene encoding 50S ribosomal protein L4, protein MAKCTVLDWQGKETGETSLNLKVAKETTAVDLMHRAVLRQQAHSRHGNASTLTRSEVRGGGRKPYKQKGTGRARQGSIRTPLRPGGGIIFGPKPRSYSLNMNRKERRLALRTALMARIDDLKVVKDFGLKLKSPKTREIVDAISRLGIAHDSKVLIILLKPTEIIRRSIRNLEKVKVIGADQLNVFDLLNANYLIVGEDALSTIQEVYSDD, encoded by the coding sequence ATGGCTAAGTGCACTGTTCTTGATTGGCAAGGTAAAGAGACTGGTGAAACTAGTCTGAATTTAAAAGTTGCCAAAGAGACCACAGCGGTTGATTTGATGCATAGGGCTGTATTACGACAGCAGGCGCATTCAAGGCATGGTAATGCAAGTACTCTTACTAGATCTGAGGTTAGAGGTGGAGGCCGCAAGCCCTATAAGCAAAAAGGGACGGGTAGAGCCAGGCAAGGTTCTATAAGAACTCCTTTGCGACCAGGTGGTGGAATCATCTTTGGTCCTAAGCCTCGCTCTTATAGTCTCAACATGAATAGGAAGGAGCGACGTCTTGCTTTGCGTACTGCTCTTATGGCAAGAATTGACGATCTAAAGGTGGTTAAGGATTTTGGATTGAAATTAAAATCTCCAAAAACTCGTGAGATCGTTGATGCAATCAGTCGTTTAGGCATAGCACATGATTCAAAAGTATTGATTATTCTGTTAAAGCCAACTGAAATTATTCGTAGATCCATCCGTAATCTTGAAAAAGTCAAGGTTATAGGTGCAGATCAGCTGAATGTTTTTGATCTGTTAAATGCAAATTATTTGATTGTTGGGGAAGACGCGTTGTCCACAATCCAGGAGGTATATAGCGATGACTAA
- the rplC gene encoding 50S ribosomal protein L3 has product MSIGILGKKLGMSQFFDEQGRAVPVTLIEAGPCRITQLKSSATDGYSAVQIGFGITREKLVNKPSKGHISKSGADLLRHLREYRVEDLGTYELGNQITVGSFEAGQKVDVSGDSMGRGFAGYQKRHGFSRGPMSHGSKNHRQPGSTGAGTTPGRIYPGKRMAGRYGGKKITTRGLTIMKIDSDRNLLVVKGSVPGKPGSLLNIRPAKRVGFKSIDGGKK; this is encoded by the coding sequence ATGTCTATTGGCATTTTAGGAAAGAAATTGGGCATGTCCCAGTTTTTTGATGAACAGGGCAGAGCTGTTCCCGTCACCTTGATTGAAGCAGGCCCTTGTCGCATTACTCAATTGAAAAGCTCGGCAACAGATGGTTATTCCGCTGTTCAGATTGGATTTGGAATCACTCGTGAAAAGCTTGTGAATAAACCATCTAAGGGGCATATTTCCAAGTCTGGTGCAGATCTTCTTAGGCATCTGCGAGAGTATCGTGTTGAGGATTTAGGTACTTATGAATTAGGCAATCAAATTACTGTTGGCAGTTTTGAGGCTGGTCAAAAAGTTGATGTTAGTGGTGATTCTATGGGCAGAGGGTTCGCCGGTTACCAGAAAAGGCATGGATTTAGTCGTGGCCCTATGAGCCATGGCTCTAAGAATCATCGTCAACCTGGTTCAACCGGTGCTGGAACTACTCCAGGCAGGATATATCCAGGGAAGCGAATGGCAGGACGTTATGGAGGCAAGAAAATAACGACCAGAGGCTTAACGATCATGAAAATAGATAGTGACCGAAATTTATTAGTAGTTAAAGGATCAGTTCCTGGCAAGCCAGGGTCGCTTCTTAATATTCGACCTGCGAAGCGTGTTGGATTCAAGAGTATTGATGGAGGTAAAAAATAA
- the ndhN gene encoding NAD(P)H-quinone oxidoreductase subunit N, protein MPLLLSGKEFRNDLETYSCLAIHAPLEGGAETRLLRRLRAAGYRTQMTSARGFGDPEVFLLQLHGIRPPHLGHQNVGRNGALGEVQEVIPQLHELLVDKQPLALWLLEGQTLSRSELSALCDLSERDNQLKIIVEMGGERKLKWRPMRKFLEE, encoded by the coding sequence ATGCCTCTCTTGCTCTCAGGTAAAGAATTTCGTAATGACCTTGAAACTTATTCTTGTCTCGCAATACATGCTCCGCTTGAAGGTGGAGCCGAAACTCGTTTATTAAGACGTTTGAGAGCCGCTGGGTATAGAACTCAAATGACTTCTGCTAGAGGTTTTGGAGATCCAGAAGTTTTCTTATTGCAACTTCATGGAATCAGACCTCCTCACCTAGGTCACCAAAATGTAGGCAGAAATGGAGCGCTTGGGGAAGTACAAGAAGTGATTCCTCAATTGCATGAATTACTCGTTGATAAACAACCCTTAGCTCTGTGGCTCCTAGAAGGACAAACTTTATCTCGGTCGGAATTATCAGCATTATGTGACCTCTCTGAGCGAGACAATCAGCTCAAAATCATTGTGGAAATGGGCGGAGAACGGAAACTCAAATGGAGACCAATGCGTAAATTTTTAGAAGAGTAA
- a CDS encoding HAD family hydrolase, whose amino-acid sequence MSIKPLLIFDFDGVIIDGLVEYWNSAQKAYFQIVKQIDELNVNQEVPNSFRVLRPWVKNGWEMVILAGEILDPESSLNTLGSKIFAQDYTKNCTQALIKNSWSPEQLQKALDNVRKQAINDNPHEWLASHKEFPFVVQRLKQLHNEDTDFGVLTTKSAEFTSSLLNHLHIYPTLLYGHESGEKAEILYEIVKTRPVAGFIEDRRSTLETIINTPGLESIDCYLATWGYLKPADMSNLPSKIHLLEKKQLMSPLANWT is encoded by the coding sequence GTGTCGATTAAGCCACTTTTAATTTTTGACTTTGATGGAGTCATTATTGATGGTCTTGTGGAGTACTGGAACAGTGCTCAAAAAGCGTACTTTCAGATAGTCAAACAGATTGACGAATTAAATGTTAATCAAGAGGTTCCTAATAGTTTTCGTGTATTGCGACCTTGGGTCAAAAATGGTTGGGAGATGGTCATTTTAGCTGGCGAAATTCTCGACCCTGAAAGCTCCTTAAATACCTTAGGCTCAAAAATATTTGCCCAGGATTATACAAAAAATTGCACTCAAGCACTGATAAAAAATAGTTGGTCGCCTGAGCAACTACAAAAAGCGCTTGATAATGTCCGTAAACAAGCTATTAATGACAATCCTCACGAATGGTTAGCCAGTCACAAAGAATTTCCTTTCGTCGTTCAACGGCTCAAGCAACTACATAATGAAGACACTGATTTTGGCGTTTTAACCACAAAAAGTGCGGAATTCACATCTAGTCTTTTAAATCACCTGCATATTTATCCAACACTGCTATACGGCCATGAGTCTGGAGAGAAAGCTGAAATACTCTATGAAATAGTAAAAACTCGTCCTGTTGCAGGCTTTATTGAAGACCGTAGATCGACTCTAGAAACCATTATAAATACTCCTGGACTCGAGTCTATAGATTGCTATTTAGCCACATGGGGTTATTTAAAGCCTGCTGATATGAGCAATCTTCCCTCAAAAATTCACTTATTAGAAAAAAAACAATTAATGTCCCCCTTGGCGAACTGGACTTAA
- the recA gene encoding recombinase RecA, translating to MSAVPKTNPSANTESRQSESRSEGRDKALNLVLGQIERNFGKGSIMRLGDASRMRVETISTGALTLDLALGGGYPKGRVVEVYGPESSGKTTLTLHAIAEVQRNGGVAAFVDAEHALDPVYAASLGVDVENLLVSQPDTGEMALEIVDQLIRSAAVDLVVVDSVAALTPRSEIEGEMGDHVVGSQARLMSQAMRKITGNIGKSGCTVIFLNQLRLKIGVTYGNPETTTGGNALKFYASVRLDIRRIQTLKRGTEEYGIRAKVKVAKNKVAPPFRIAEFDILFGRGISTIGCLLDLAEETDVVTRKGAWYSYEGDNIGQGRDNTIIWLEQNTAAKEKIEKLVKQKLTEGSEVSANSMKPLAAAARTGTTQPSMSKATRAA from the coding sequence ATGTCCGCCGTCCCCAAAACAAATCCATCCGCCAACACAGAATCTCGCCAAAGTGAGTCGCGATCAGAGGGAAGAGATAAAGCCCTCAATCTTGTCTTAGGTCAAATAGAAAGGAATTTTGGGAAAGGCTCAATCATGAGGCTGGGTGATGCCTCCAGAATGCGGGTGGAAACAATTTCGACTGGGGCTCTCACACTTGATCTTGCACTGGGAGGTGGATATCCCAAAGGAAGAGTGGTAGAAGTGTATGGACCAGAAAGCTCAGGCAAAACAACTCTGACATTACATGCCATCGCAGAAGTTCAACGAAATGGTGGAGTAGCAGCCTTTGTTGATGCAGAACATGCCTTGGATCCTGTTTATGCTGCGTCTTTAGGTGTTGATGTGGAAAATCTCTTGGTGTCACAGCCAGACACTGGTGAGATGGCATTGGAGATTGTCGACCAATTAATCAGATCTGCTGCCGTTGATCTGGTTGTTGTGGATTCAGTAGCTGCACTAACACCTCGATCGGAAATAGAAGGTGAAATGGGAGACCATGTAGTAGGGAGTCAAGCAAGATTAATGAGCCAGGCCATGAGAAAAATCACTGGCAATATTGGAAAATCTGGCTGCACAGTAATCTTCCTGAATCAACTCAGACTAAAAATAGGAGTTACCTATGGAAATCCTGAAACAACTACAGGTGGTAATGCACTTAAATTCTATGCGTCAGTAAGGCTAGATATTCGTCGTATTCAAACACTTAAAAGAGGGACAGAAGAATATGGGATCAGAGCAAAAGTCAAAGTAGCTAAAAATAAAGTCGCCCCTCCTTTTCGTATTGCTGAATTTGATATCTTATTTGGTCGAGGTATTAGCACCATTGGATGTCTCTTAGACTTGGCAGAGGAGACTGATGTTGTCACACGTAAGGGTGCTTGGTACAGCTACGAAGGAGACAATATAGGCCAAGGGAGGGATAACACAATTATATGGCTTGAACAAAATACAGCAGCTAAAGAAAAGATCGAGAAGCTAGTAAAACAAAAATTAACGGAAGGGTCAGAAGTCAGCGCCAATTCTATGAAACCTCTTGCTGCTGCAGCTCGTACAGGCACTACTCAACCTTCCATGAGTAAGGCTACAAGAGCTGCGTAA
- a CDS encoding DUF2839 domain-containing protein, whose protein sequence is MGEARRRTAQGLPPRPKKKNNDSQKIFSWLPVTDKQRNQFIDLTIRGGWVGIGALVLVWVIVRVIGPAFGWWIPADLH, encoded by the coding sequence ATGGGAGAAGCACGCAGAAGAACTGCACAGGGTCTACCACCTAGGCCTAAGAAAAAGAATAATGATTCACAGAAAATCTTTTCTTGGTTACCAGTTACCGATAAGCAAAGGAATCAATTTATCGATTTAACGATTCGAGGAGGTTGGGTTGGAATTGGGGCGTTGGTTTTAGTTTGGGTCATAGTTCGTGTTATTGGCCCTGCTTTTGGTTGGTGGATTCCGGCTGACTTGCATTAA